TCTCAGAGAACACAGATATGTGGAATAGGATTTGAATGTGcaaaaggtttttattttttaaatcggcAGAAATTGTTCTGAAACACATTGACACGCTATTAAAGTCCAGGGGTTTATGAACTAATAATATAACAGAATAATAAATCATcataataaaaaacaagattaatattcagGGGATTAGTTGATGGGAGGCAGTAAGGGACCTGGATTATAGATATACAAAATCATGTcactaatgttttctttgccacaaacacatcggcactaacagcatacgaccacagcactgACACTTTATTTGCTTGCGCaatccactttttccatcgatcccaGCGTGGCGGGCAGAGATCAGAcgaacacatcaacaacagtggagccgctactacggagGCAGCAGAAAAACATCGAAGGAACAGACCTTTTGTCTGGCgaaaacatggctgaccccgctggtggaTCGGAGTCATATATGCGCCCAAGTCTCTCTTTTTTCCGCAGACAGAAGCGgaagtctggtaaatctaagggtggaggggtttgcttcagcGAACAACAAACAGTGCGACCCCCAAGAACCAGACTCTTTCGTTCCTCCTTCGTTGCCCCTGAACGGAACACATCCATCTCTACATCCTCCatcggagttcagctcggtcatcaccacagccgtctacaccACACCACGCGgaggacaccggcgtagcactatctaCATGATATGTTATATGGGCATCAATCAACCCGAGtactgtggtggtggctggggacttaaTAGGCtaacattacgtgtgctaccagagggaaagaacgttggaccactgctatacgccattcagaGAGGgctggctgctctctctctcctccgggaaaatcagaccatgccgccattttctgcttcgggTACCAAACAAAAGATCGCGAAGCGTAGTGAGCGGAGAGtaagaggctgagctacagggcgcttgCGTCGTCGTGCGACAGGACATGATCCCAATCCAGTTCCAGCCGTCAGCGagttgaagtagcaatgagcctcaagCCTTATTAACACGACACcctccccacggtaaagttagggtctttttccaaaaaaagcgggttgatagatccatccgtgaagctgtgaacgccgtgCTGCCCCCTATAACcgggtcttgtatccggcaacatgggagGCAGCAGTAGGCAgcgtctatggactgaggaagggcggtgaaggaagccaaaaggaggtGTGACGATGGAGGATGGGCAGcgagcgacaccaggcgcctggCAGGGCCTACgcactatcacagactaccagagcagacccagcccaggtgaggtgagtgcCGACCCTTCGGCGGACGACGACTGAACTTATTTATGCGGTTTTGAGAGGCAACAACAAACAGCTCGCTgctaacaacaaacacaacaacaaatgcGATgaggccgaggtgagttctgaacacacacatgaacactgaCCGTGACCagtgtgagagggagtgaggagggctctgttgaggtgagctgcaggtctgctggtcAGATGTACTGCACGACTGACCTGTGCTAAGCAGCTCCAGTGttatgactaccgaccgtggccctcaccctCGGTGGGTCAAAAAATGCTgagctgataaaggactacatctgcgccttcctcctcctgctgtctcccaggtgctgcacaccactctctcatctggacagccagggggggggggtgagactgctgttcattgattatagttcagctttcaacaccatccCTCCTGGCCTGACTGCAAGCtgacacccctgtgtgcttgatcCTGGGACTTCCTGAccccaggccacaggtggtcagggtggcagacacacctcaaaccccccccctgaacacacaggatccccagggttcccctccccctccctgtacTACCCTGTAcacctgatctccgacaacggcgagaaggcctacctggaggaagttgctgatctgtcactctggtgccaggacaacagcctcatcatgaaaaacttaggagggtacaacaacagaggacggtACACCACTGGGGATTTAGACTACTGTGGAGAGAGGGTGGCGGTATAAATAATACCTGTCGTCCATCAGGATCTGACACTGGTGAGAAGGGGCAGCAGCGCCCTacccacctcaggcagctgaggaattAAAAGTTTCCCAGATCCTTCCCAGTctttctactctggagctgagGCGTCCTGAGGAAGcacatcacagcctggtttggcaactgctcgctcaggagaggaaggctGCAGAGAGAGTAGTGTTCGGCTGAGCAGCAACTAACTATCCCACCCTGCCAGGACTTgtaccagggggcagcagaaccaggaGAGCAGAACCAGAGCAGGATCATCACccacccaacaacagactgtttcagctgctgcggtcaggcaggcgcctccgtgatcgcttgcaagaacagagagactggcGGAGTTCTtttctcaggccatcaggactgtgaaactccacctcaccaggacccccaccaCACAGACCAcacctgcctcacacacacacacacacacacacacacacacaatattgtgttgtttttattgtaaatagtgtgtacttgttgcctgcACACATTCCTGCATTGCCActtatttcactgcacaccctgtgtctTGAAGGTACTATTTTTCTGCACCAAGCAATTTATTAAAATGGCTcacttaaaaaaggaaaaatcttGGTAAAAATGGCTTTGAAACCCCGAAACACAGGTAGGAGACTGCTGACAATAGATTATGGCAGAAATGAAGCGTGCAAGCCAACATAACGTTAGGGTGAGGGGTTCATTCGATACACAGATTATTTTAGCCAATTTGACTCTAATTGGTAATGTACCATCAAAGAACTAGTGTAGGTAGTGCCtaattaatgtattcatatACTATTCAGTGGATAGTTTCATGTTATATTACTATATTCTATCTGGGTCATAATCATTATGATACAGTATATATTGTTTGCTATAATCAAAAACAGAGTGAGAAATCAAATGGAAGTTAATGCCTTTGCTTTGTCGTGACCCCTTATTATTTTGGAGACAATGCAAAAGACAGTAACTTCTAAATACATGTCAACGGTAAATTTTGAGAAAAATTAAGTATTGACACCTTTAGAATATTATGCCCACAATGATTTTCGCTGGACACCAAAACACCTGTAAAGTGATGTTCCTCAGTCCTCCACTCACCGGTCACAGGCGTCGTCCAGGTCCTCACAGTCACAGCAGCAGGCTCCCACATGGCTGCGCTCTCCGAGTCTGTTCACATACTCGCAGCAGCACAgcgtcgcctcctcctcctccagcccctTGTTGGCTCGCTTCTTCATGACGGGCAGCCTAGCAGCCTAtgagattaaaataataaaaaagggtgTACGAATTAACATTTATGTTACAGATTAAATGAGATTCAGAAAGTGGCAGATAAGAGATGTGAAGACTAAGACAATAACTGTAACTACTGTAAAAGCCAAGTGTCCTCTGCACACAGCAGCATAAAAGCCATTGGTCTGCGTTTTAGATGTTGGAGTGGTTCCAAACAGATTTCCATCACACAACCTGCTCATTTGACCCTACCCAGTccaccatatttaaatgtgtcacctctaagggCTTGAATTGGTTTTTTTTTGAGTGCTGTTACTGGATCAacatcactgttattggatcaatcacAAACAGCCTAGAAtacaataaaaagtaaaattaataaaagtaaaaaaattgaaaaagtaatgaaaaagtaaaaaagcaaTTAATAAGTAAAAAggtaataaatgtaaaaaagtattgaaaaaataaaataaaaagtaatacaatatttatttttttaagtaaaaaagtaataaatatataaaaaagtaataaaaagttaaaaagtaatgaaaaagtaaaaaattaataaaaagtaatacaaaagtaaagtcggaaaaagtaaaaaataagtttaaaaaataaaaagttaagtaataaaaagtacacacaataacaaaaaggtgtcaaagtaaaaaagtcaaatgttatgaaaaagtaaaaaggtaataaaaacgtactaaagtaaaaaagtaataaaaagtaataaaataaaataaaggaataaatatgtaaaaaaattatacaaagtaataaaaaaaggagataagtcctaaaaaggtaaaaaaaataagtttagaatataaaaaataataaaaaagtaaagtaataaaaagtagagAGCAAGATGGGATAAATCCTCCCGCTCACTTAAACctctctctgggggggggggggatctggctCTGTTGAATGAACCTCTGATTAGCAACAAATCAAAGTGTAGcatcacattatattattaattgatCTGAGAAGCAGTCAAAATGACATCAGGCTAAGTAATAGTCCTTCCAGGTGTTGGTGGTGTAACGGAGCGTTCTGGATTTGTGTGTGAGATGCACTACCGAGTCGGGAGATCAGGTGTGTCTTTCAGCCCACGGCatcactctttatttatttgttccccCAAGTCCCATTACCTTTTCTCTCTACGGCAAGCCCCAAATGGACATATCATCTGCAATACCAAAACACATGAGACAGTCTGTTACAGTGGGATTAAGGCTGGGGACGCATccctcaatgcgtgagacttgagagccctgggtgTTACAGTTGCACTtggctttgtttttctttcactgAACATATCCTGGAGTTCTCGGTTCATCGGTACCAGCTGACCCACATTTCCCCTCGTGCATGTCAACTAGAACCCTGTAAAGATACATCCGACCCGATTAATCACGGCTTCCACGTGGAGCCACAGAACCACAACACAAGCTGAAACACAGCCTAGCAAACCTGACCGAAGATCTGCTACATGCCGAAGCTTTCGAGTAGAGTCGAATCTCGACTCAAGCGGTTTCCTCCTCGTCGAAGCGTCTCACCGGAAGTCTTCAGCGGCTGACATATCCGGTGTTTCTCGGAAGTCTTCAGGACAATGGTCTGATAAACCGGTCTGGGTTCACGGGTCCGGGGTCTCGACGGGGATCTCGTCCCAGTTCGGGATCGCTGTACCGGGCATCCAATTTTGATACGCGCTAACAAGGATGACGTcctgtggctccgcccccaaacAGAGTCCCTGGATCCTGACGTCATAGGGGTCGCCCGGGCCCCGCCCACGGCTCGGTTACACGCCCACACCTCGAGCCGCGCTGGTCTGAGATCAGTTTGACTCACTGCTGCTTTACGGTTGAGCAGTTCAGAGTCTGTAGTGTTGTGTTTTGTATGAAAATGATGAATAACCTAAACATATGAAGTAATTATCTGTAAACAGTGGattaaaaaaccccaaattaATATTTATAGTATAGAGAAAAGTACAAGATAGTATATACTCTTTTATTAAAGTCCATAGGCTACAACAATAGATTTTCAATATAAACTAATTGCCAGTATTAGATATCCTACAGAGGCAATGTGGTAGTCCCTCTCGGAGTACACAAGGACATGCTAGTGGTAAATAATTAAAGAATGTCTGAATAGTCTTGTATTTCACCTGTGACAAAGACACATTGGGCTTTACTCCCATTTAGTTTTCCACTTCTGTTTTCAGCAGTAGCGGACAGTGTGCAGTTCCCAGCATCatacaacaaaacaaatcaaacaatCAAAAAATCTTGGCTTCATACAATGAAGTCTAGTACTCTGTCTGGTCAGACACTTGGTGAAGAGCAACATGGTAATTTCCCTTTGTTCTGAGGCAGATCAGCTTTAAGAATAATAAATAGATAATTCACAAGGCAAAGAAACACACTATTTAATAGCCAATATAGAATCATGAGCTTGTTTTAAAGCCTGCAGTGGTCTGTAATCGATTCAGTAACTCCTAAAGTAAAATGATTAAAATCAACAGCTTCTAAAATGTTTAAATTAGGGAGTTTTTTTTGGTCTCCTATGATAGAAAACTGAATAAGTTGGTTAAACCAAAATGTCAGCTGGTTTGATGGACCTTTTATGAACACTATTTTATAGTTTATAATATTGAGAGCTTTTTATAGACAATAattaatcaagaaaataatttaTGAACATAATCATTTTCAGCTCGAAGGGTGTACCTTCAAAATCTCTGCAGCACAGCTCATGATTACGGCAATAAATCGTGTTTATTTATTGCAATATGcctaaaaatgtttaaaataaacaaacacgtgGTCGCTTGCAGAGTTGGCTTGAAGTAAAAACAGCTGTACAAAATGATGCACACAAATTACGGCGTTAGAAACACTGTAAACAAACTTGACAATTGTAGGGGCATGTGACCAACAAGtgattaacaaaaaaaagacaattgtgTTCATGTAAATAACAAATCAAGCATGCCTCTAGTGTTAACAGTGTGAAAGCAAAGTGCGAGATAACCTGAGTCTCACTGACCCAACATGTAGACTTTTAAATTAAACCAACATATTATACTTCGTTCACAGTGTAGAAGAAAATACATGAAGTATGAGGAAAATTAATCAAGTGGTGTGAAAAGGAAAAAGGCCCATCGTCAACAGCACCAGATTTGGCTCATATACAGTATTATTAAAAACACAGCTACGAGATAATtgtgtaaaaattaaaaaatgtgcaaaaagaGTACATCGAGgaaattgttttaaatatagattCACATCCctggaataaaacaaaaagtaaaagcATTTCCAAAAGTTCATTTGGTGTGGCACGATCATCAGCACATAGTAAGGTGTTTGCTGAAGTTCAATGCCACCATTTTAGGAAAGAGTTCAAAAGACACCAGCCGAGGGAGCAGACAACAGCAGCCTCCAGAAACCTAAAACTCCTGCTCCTTGCAGCAGTTAGTCCACAACGCTAAAAACATCCTGGCACCTGAGGCCCCGCCCCGCCACAGGCATTGGGACCTGTAACCCCTGCCAACAAATGATATGTCAGTGGTTTGGGGAAGTCCACATGGCAACGTCACTGGATACCAGAGATTTCAACAGAGACACATCACTATAAAGTCTTTTTGTTCCTCCACAGGGCCGGGGACAGGCATTCTGCAGTCGCCATGTGTGAAGCATCTCTGTGCAGCATCACTGTGGAGCTGCTGTGCGATTGGCCAAAGAAAAGGTTTGCTGCAGCATTATCAGAGAGCTGCGGAGctgtgaggagaagaagaacaacagacTCAGCtttaggctttaaaaaaaaagtgacaagaCAGCGAGGAATTTATGAGATGGACTCTCGCTGCTTGTAAAATAGAAAATGCTGGCTGCATGTCTCTGCTTTGTGAAGACAAGATAGTCAAAAATCATATTCACGTCAGAGCTACAGTTGTTCACTTCTGCAGTAAATTCCCAGCTTGTCCTACCTGTTCTAAAAGGTTGATGGAGTCCTGCAGTACAGTTTTTAGCAGCTGCGCATCCTCTCTGGTCCCATACTCCGGTCCCCGTTGTGGCCCATATTCGGGGGCTAAGCTGCAAAacagaaagaaataaaaagtgatTATTTTCATGTGCAAAACATGATGTTTACATTTGCTATATAAAAAAGGTAGCAGAAGATAAAACCAGTGTTGTGGAGGAGCGCAGTGGCGATACACTTTGAGTCATTAGAGCAAGAGCTCTAATGCCACATTCTGAACTTCTTTtacccccttccccctctccacCCACACCAAATCTTCAGCTATCTGAGCGGTCATGGCAACTACCGATGTACAGTAGTTACTATCTGCATAGGTCTCTGGATTGTCGCCCTTGATTAGACATCAGTCATCTTGCAAAAGGAACAGAAAAGTATCCGACCTGGCCTCAGCCCTGTCCCTCAGCCGATGCTTTGTGGTCAGGTACATGCGGTGGGCCACGTCCTCCATCGCCCACAACTTGAAAAACAGACCCATGTTCATCACCATCAGCATCAGCaaactgaaagagagagaaagtaccGAGGTTAACCTGATGAATGTTTGAAAAAGCTTGCCAACACCAGAAATGACATTTTATATCTCACACTTACATCAGACTCATGCCAGCCACTAAGGTCGTAGTGTTCCATTTGTGCAGGTTGTTCATTTCTACGGGACCTGGAATACATTATagattaaaagaagaaagacatgatggccatttgaaaacaaaacctCGGTTGCTGACAATATGAGAAAGTTTGAAGATATTTCCACCCTATGGCGTGCAGCATTTTGCATCAGCCTGAGATATTGATGCTGCTATTTTGTGGGTGTATCATGGGTGCAAGCCAATAAGACAGTGAGACGTCTACTGAGTAATATTAAACGTTTGCTTACAAGGCTTTGTCACAGCTGTTTCTATCACAGCAAGAAATTCTCTCTTAGATGCACAACAGTCAACATTTGAACATCTTGGTACTTTTTTAAAGGGCTGAAGGCCTCACAGGTCCATGTTTTACTTAGGTCAGATTAAGAAGATGGGCCCCCGGgtttaaaatatacatacaaacactttTGGCATCTCTGCCTACTAAAATATTGTTTGAGCAATTAAGTAAATGGTTTGAATCTCTACTTAGCAGCCTTGTAGATATGGTTAAACATTTCAGTTAAAAATGTGCACACAAAACCCAAGATGAGATGATCGATACTCTCACATCTTTTCATGAAGAATGAAACTGGAGCAAAGAGTTGATTAGCTTATCATAAAGACGTTTGCACAATAGCCAAAGGATTAAAAACAACACGTCATTTTATGGCCTTATTTTGCTATTAACTATTTATTGGCAGGACACAGTGACTTCCTCATGTTGACTCAGAAAGTCAGTGTTTTGATCACTTAAACCTCCTGTGAAGCCACAACCCGTCTTTATACAAACAAGATTAAATTAGCGTTGGTGAGTTCCTGgctcaaacatttttttaaagagagacaTAAGAGTGGTTTCGATTTTCTCAACAAACCTATTCCTTTAAAGCCATTATATACAGTGCATGTGTCATTTACCCATGGTGCCATcactgtgctgttcagggtctgGTCCGTACTGCTTGTTGGGCTTCATGTGCTCTGGCGGAGTCCGGCTAAAagtccgcctcctcctccgaagCCCACCCGTCTTCCCAGAGTCTCCACCTCCTCGAttcaactctgcttcctcctccagcagttCTATCTCTGTACAGTGTCAAACATGGTTCAGTTAGTAGGGTTAAAACTAGGGTGGCTAATGTATATCAGAAACCTTTTTTGTTGACTATTATATTCATTTACTCCTTTCTTGCAAATGCAGCTGTGAAATAAGTCTCTGCTGCAGAGCCGGATGTGCATTGGAGGAAACATTGATGTCAGAAAGGAGATCGAAAAAGACACGAGCTTTGGAAAGTAGACACAGAAGCTCATTCTTTTGCACACTGGGCGGACACGGCTTTCTACTTACCCAGCTGTCGGAAATTTTCTTCAATGCCGCTCCAGGAGTTTTTTGTGATGAAAGACTTGATCAGGCCCCATGGCTGCTTCTTGTATTTCACATCGGTATAAACCCTGGAAGCACAACAGATATTTTAAAATGGCAGCTGCTTAAAAGAAATATCCAAAGTCATGAGATAATCATGAACTCTTTACCTTAGTCGACACTTCCGCTTCGAGTTACTTATGATGCAGTACCGATTTTTTATGTAGAAGTAATCGTGATAGGGAACGTCATGAGTGTACACCTCAGAGTCCACCAGGTAATTCTGACCATCCTTGTATTCTTTGTACAGTATCTGAGAGATAATTAAAGTACAAATACATGATTATTCATCCATTCAGACGCACACGGACCATTTACACAAATGTAAACACACCTGGTTCTCTGTAGCGGTGGAGAACTTGCCAATCAGAGGGTTgctgatggttactgtgtagtTCAGACTCCTCTTCATGTTTCCTGAGGCATCTTTTTGCCAAGCGGTAAAGCTGTAGTCTGATATCACAAAGGACAATTCAAATATATGGTACTGGCTTTGATGAAGCAGAACCGGTTTTagaaatgtattcattcattaagCAGGGATCATACAGTTAAACATTGTAACCAACAGATAAACAATGCAACAGTGTATACAAGGCCCACCCTTCATGTTTATGGCTTTAAATGTCGATTTTAAAAACTGAACACTCACTGGTTGTCTTCCTGAGGTTCATGAACCTGCGGGTGAAGCTGGAGTCACTGAAGAGCAGCTCAAACATCTTGGCGGCGCTGATGTGGAACACCTTGTTCAGGTCGAGTCGACCATGTACCTGGGGCAAACCCACTCGCTCCTCCACTGATGAGGCAACGGTATTtagagacagaggaacatgtTAAACCAcaaacaggacaacacatgagcTCACGTATCCTCCAGTGCCTCTTCTTACCGTCCTCGATGCTTTCTGAACCGCTCTGCTCAGACACGTCGTTCTCATTGGCGTTGAGGTCAAGAGAGAGCGAGGAGTTTTTGGAAACACGCTCTGGGGCGAGGCGGTCCAGCGAGGGAGCAGGACTACGAGAGCCGTTCTGCGCGAGAGGCGATGCAAACCAATGAGAAAGGAACATATTTTTGGCATGCGCAGACCAATGAagtgagaaggaaaaaaatgtataccATGTTGGGAGAGCCGAGAGGGGAAGGCAAGTCCTCCctctgaggagaggaggtctCCAAAGGCCCATGCTCCATCCCAGGGAGGCGGAGGGACCGAGGGTGCTCAAGCTTCCCGATACCATCGTCGCCACCGGGCCTCACTGTCA
The Pseudoliparis swirei isolate HS2019 ecotype Mariana Trench chromosome 16, NWPU_hadal_v1, whole genome shotgun sequence DNA segment above includes these coding regions:
- the gramd1c gene encoding protein Aster-C, translated to MTTPINAAEQMDQVSNWSGVAGDDVTVESTSTVDVKLSSDEEESSDPQGPCLASPQTLLTTYKQRLDEFKRLFKEVPESEILIADYPCALQRDILLQGRLYLAENWICFHSIVFRGTTIILPLKDIMTMTREKTARLIPNAIQICTRTEKLFFTSFSGREKIYQGIFRMWQNTLLDKPLTSLELWQMVRQHYGYDLGLSHEEMDSLQISAESSMQTSLTVRPGGDDGIGKLEHPRSLRLPGMEHGPLETSSPQREDLPSPLGSPNMNGSRSPAPSLDRLAPERVSKNSSLSLDLNANENDVSEQSGSESIEDVEERVGLPQVHGRLDLNKVFHISAAKMFELLFSDSSFTRRFMNLRKTTNYSFTAWQKDASGNMKRSLNYTVTISNPLIGKFSTATENQILYKEYKDGQNYLVDSEVYTHDVPYHDYFYIKNRYCIISNSKRKCRLRVYTDVKYKKQPWGLIKSFITKNSWSGIEENFRQLEIELLEEEAELNRGGGDSGKTGGLRRRRRTFSRTPPEHMKPNKQYGPDPEQHSDGTMGPVEMNNLHKWNTTTLVAGMSLILLMLMVMNMGLFFKLWAMEDVAHRMYLTTKHRLRDRAEASLAPEYGPQRGPEYGTREDAQLLKTVLQDSINLLEQLRSSLIMLQQTFSLANRTAAPQ